From one Perca flavescens isolate YP-PL-M2 chromosome 19, PFLA_1.0, whole genome shotgun sequence genomic stretch:
- the LOC114545235 gene encoding hepatitis A virus cellular receptor 1-like — translation MAPFLFLLFLSGAASDQTVVPVHPGDDVTLPCQSAGSSISVVKWSRADLEPPEYVLLYSDGHLKTYNQHPSFKDRVDLVDRDLKDGDVSLTLKNVSRHDAGIYTCGVIHGDSRRKKRDTDSDLITPIPTIRTVCLQVTEPAVSNIREDEDRDGNSSPVCQYRGLAAVSVAAGVVLLAAVVGVLIYRGHKNKRSGQPAAAADEALAVQFINT, via the exons accaGACTGTGGTACCAGTGCACCCTGGAGATGATGTCACTCTGCCATGTCAGTCTGCTGGTTCCTCCATCAGTGTTGTAAAGTGGAGCAGAGCTGACCTGGAGCCACCAGAGTATGTCCTCTTATACAGCGATGGACACTTGAAGACCTACAACCAGCATCCATCCTTTAAGGACAGGGTGGAcctggtggacagagatctgaaggacGGAGACGTGTCTTTAACTCTGAAGAATGTGAGCAGACATGACGCTGGAATATACACGTGTGGAGTTATACACGGTGATTCAAGACGTAAAAAGAGAGACACCGACTCTGACCTAATCACACCAATCCCAACAATCCGAACCGTCTGTCTGCAGGTTACGGAGCCAGCAG tttcaaacatcagagaggatgaagaCCGCGATGGAAACTCCTCTCCTGTATGCCAATACCGTGGACTGGCTGCAGTTTCAGTTGCAGCAGGTGTTGTGCTTCTTGCTGCAGTGGTTGGTGTCCTGATATACAGAGGACATAAGAACAAGAGATCAGgacaacctgctgctgctgctgatgaagcATTGGCCGTTCAGTTCATCAACACCTGA